A single genomic interval of Cucumis sativus cultivar 9930 chromosome 5, Cucumber_9930_V3, whole genome shotgun sequence harbors:
- the LOC101218614 gene encoding RNA exonuclease 4, whose protein sequence is MDHSLETSRHKCAACFRQFNKIEHLVDHMRTSFHSHHEPTCAICKKHCRSLDSLREHLIGPLPKQECKNIFATRGCKFCLAIFDSSYSQRLHQERCQFSPVNSGLLARFANLGIRDGSTVIDSGRTRGSGAIALACKYVGGGSDGSMDICAKVCLIDEGENVIFYSYVKPVTAVTNYRYETTGIRPEHIRDAMPVKQVQKKIQEILYNGGEKARILVGDCVEDDLKRLQIGYPSFMIRDTANYPPLMKSSKLCNSLKYLAQVYLGFDLQNGIQDPYEECIVAMRLYKRMRSQVHRKENYPMASDPQNKNNFAIWRENELQRMSPEQMLEISRSDYYCWCMDLRI, encoded by the exons ATGGATCATTCACTCGAGACATCGag GCACAAGTGTGCAGCTTGTTTTAGGCAATTCAATAAGATAGAGCATTTGGTAGATCATATGAGGACTTCTTTTCACTCACATCATGAACCAACTTGTGCCATTTGCAAGAAACATTGTCGATCTCTTGATTCTCTTAGAGAACATCTCATTG GGCCACTGCCAAAACAAGAATGCAAAAACATCTTTGCTACAAGAGGATGCAAGTTTTGCTTGGCCATCTTTGACAGTTCTTACTCACAAAGACTCCACCAAGAAAGATGCCAATTCTCTCCTGTAAATTCT GGACTTCTTGCTCGTTTCGCCAACTTGGGAATTCGTGACGGTTCAACCGTCATCGACAGTGGAAGAACACGAGGGTCAGGGGCCATCGCGCTAGCTTGCAAATATGTAGGTGGAGGAAGTGATGGGTCGATGGACATATGTGCTAAGGTTTGCCTTATTGATGAGGGTGAGAACGTCATCTTCTATAGCTATGTCAAGCCCGTAACTGCTGTTACAAATTATAG GTATGAAACAACTGGAATTCGTCCAGAACACATTCGAGATGCAATGCCAGTGAAAcaagttcaaaagaaaattcaagaaatCCTCTACAATGGAGGTGAGAAGGCTAGGATTCTTGTAGGTGATTGCGTCGAAGACGATCTCAAACGCTTACAAATCGGTTACCCATCCTTCATGATAAG GGACACAGCAAATTATCCACCATTGATGAAGTCAAGCAAGCTTTGCAATTCACTCAAGTATCTAGCTCAAGTGTATCTAGG ATTTGATCTTCAAAATGGTATACAAGATCCTTATGAAGAATGTATCGTTGCTATGAGATTATACAAGAGAATGAGATCACAAGTTCATAGGAAAGAGAACTATCCAATGGCTTCTGAcccacaaaacaaaaataattttgctatttggAGGGAAAATGAGCTTCAAAGGATGAGTCCAGAACAAATGTTGGAGATTTCTAGGTCtgattattattgttggtGCATGGATTTGAGGATTTGA
- the LOC101210358 gene encoding quinone oxidoreductase-like protein At1g23740, chloroplastic-like, protein MAAVPIPTHMKAWVYHDFGNTPDVLKLDSNYPVPQINENQLLIKVVAASLNPIDYKRIHGALKAFNYFPPSIPGYDVAGVVAKVGSEVKKFKVGDEVYGDINHKALDKPKNVGTLAEYTVTEENVLALKPKNLSFLEAASLPLAMETAYEGLERAGLSPGKSIIVLGGAGGVGAFIIQLAKHVFGASKVVATASTTKQDLLRSLGADQPIDYTKENFEDLDEKFDVVYDAVGQPDKAVKALKEGGSLVSIAAPVPGFPDAFFLLTSDAVMLEKLNPYLESGKVKPLIDPKSPFPFSDTLDAFAYLETSRATGKIVIYPIP, encoded by the exons ATGGCTGCCGTTCCTATTCCCACCCACATGAAGGCCTGGGTTTACCATGACTTTGGCAACACCCCAGATGTTCTTAAACTGGATTCCAATTACCCAGTTCCTCAAATCAATGAAAACCAGTTGCTCATCAAGGTTGTTGCTGCATCTTTGAATCCCATTGATTACAAGAGAATCCATGGAGCTTTGAAAGCTTTTAACTACTTCCCTCCG TCAATACCTGGCTATGATGTTGCTGGTGTGGTGGCGAAGGTGGGAAGTGAGGTGAAAAAATTCAAGGTAGGAGATGAAGTTTATGGAGATATAAACCATAAAGCATTGGATAAGCCAAAAAATGTAGGCACTTTGGCTGAGTACACTGTCACAGAAGAGAACGTTTTGGCACTGAAGCCTAAGAATCTGAGTTTCTTAGAGGCTGCTAGCCTTCCCCTTGCCATGGAAACTGCCTATGAAGGTCTTGAACGGGCCGGGCTTTCCCCTGGAAAATCGATTATTGTTTTGGGAGGTGCAGGGGGAGTCGGAGCTTTTATTATACAG CTTGCAAAGCATGTGTTTGGTGCATCAAAAGTAGTTGCTACTGCAAGCACAACAAAACAGGATCTCTTGAGAAGCTTAGGAGCTGATCAACCTATTGATTACACAAAGGAAAACTTTGAGGACCTTGATGAAAAATTCGATGTAGTCTACGACGCAGTTG GTCAGCCTGATAAAGCGGTTAAGGCGTTGAAAGAAGGCGGAAGTCTTGTGAGCATCGCTGCACCAGTTCCAGGGTTCCCGGATGCTTTCTTCCTCCTCACTTCAGATGCTGTCATGTTGGAGAAACTAAATCCTTATCTGGAAAGTGGGAAGGTGAAACCGCTTATCGACCCCAAATCTCCATTCCCATTCTCTGATACCCTCGACGCATTCGCGTATCTCGAAACCTCCAGAGCTACTGGAAAAATTGTGATTTATCCCATCCCATAG
- the LOC101210604 gene encoding CASP-like protein 4A3 produces the protein MAASASASNSEAEMKKEELPKSMEEPPEQEHPHHNQSDEGEDDNESHLHLSACSSPPHSLSTNKDPSPPLHSPSISSDFSDHTCHSPGNSSIDHALSITPLQDLHLPPSANSPSPRPVAANRAQPSEPIVVTKVDTEIQGIRKVEEVIDSDGDVESGDGDDGDGGKVGRGRKLMETLSIKKIKREELRKKILLGFRICGFAFCLVSVSVMASDKDQGWALDSFYRYKEFRYCMAVNVIGFVYSALQSYDLVYFLSTGKHVIRNHFKQYFDFFIDQIIAYLLLSASSSAATRIDDWQSNWGKDKFPDMATGSLGFSIVAFVAFALSCIISGYTLCKSA, from the exons ATGGCAGCATCAGCATCAGCATCGAACTCTGAAGcagaaatgaaaaaggaagaacTACCAAAATCCATGGAAGAACCACCAGAACAAGAACATCCCCACCATAACCAATCAGATGAAGGCGAAGACGACAACGAATCCCATCTCCATCTCTCTGCCTGCTCTTCACCTCCTCATTCCCTCTCCACCAACAAAGATCCCTCGCCGCCTCTCCACTCTCCCTCCATCTCCTCCGATTTCTCCGATCACACTTGTCACTCTCCTGGAAACTCCTCCATCGACCACGCCCTCTCCATTACACCCCTTCAGGACTTACACTTACCTCCCTCTGCTAATTCTCCATCTCCAAGACCTGTAGCAGCCAACCGCGCGCAGCCGTCTGAGCCGATTGTTGTGACCAAGGTAGATACTGAAATACAGGGAATACGGAAAGTGGAAGAGGTTATTGATAGTGATGGCGATGTTGAGAGTGGCGATGGAGATGATGGAGATGGTGGTAAGGTTGGGCGAGGACGGAAATTGATGGAGACTTTGTCgattaagaaaattaagaggGAGGAATTGAGGAAGAAGATCTTGTTAGGGTTTAGAATTTGTGGATTTGCCTTCTGTTTGGTATCGGTTTCGGTTATGGCTTCTGATAAGGATCAGGGCTGGGCTTTGGATTCATTCTATCGCTATAAGGAATTCAG GTACTGTATGGCAGTCAATGTTATTGGATTTGTTTACTCTGCACTTCAATCCTATGATCTTGTCTATTTTCTCTCTACTGGAAAACACGTGATCCGTAATCACTTCAAGCAATactttgatttcttcattGATCAG ATAATAGCATATCTTCTTCTATCAGCTTCGTCTTCGGCTGCCACCCGAATCGATGATTGGCAATCCAATTGGGGAAAGGACAAGTTTCCAGATATGGCTACCGGGTCGTTGGGATTTTCCATTGTTGCGTTTGTAGCTTTTGCCTTGAGTTGTATAATCTCTGGTTATACTCTATGTAAATCTGCTTAG
- the LOC101218380 gene encoding RNA exonuclease 4, whose product MDHPCETLRHKCEGCFKQFNKIEHLVEHMRISFHSIHEPICSFCHKHFRYFESLREHLIGPLPKQECKNIFNARGCKICLAMFESPLQLNLHQESCQLRPINFSHENRARLGKTESGGTKGNNEAVALSCTMVGAGIDGSLNICVRVCVVDQNESLIFSTYVNPTLPITNYRYEFTGVRPEHLRDAMPLKQVQKKIQEFLCNGEQMWKIRPGSTGRARILVGHGLQEYLTSLQIDYPPIMIRDTAKYPPLMKTSKLSNSLHCLTQTYLGYSMENGKRLEGYEECVATMRLYMRMKSQVHKREEYPLASDPQNKFNFANWKQLELEKMTPQQLLQISRSDYYCWCLDSTL is encoded by the exons ATGGATCATCCATGTGAAACTTTAAG GCACAAATGTGAAGGTTGCTTCAAGCAATTCAACAAAATAGAGCACTTAGTAGAGCATATGAGAATCTCATTTCACTCAATTCATGAACCAATTTGCTCCTTTTGCCACAAACACTTCAGATACTTTGAATCTCTTAGAGAACATCTTATTG gGCCATTGCCAAAGCAAGAATGCAAAAACATATTCAATGCAAGAGGATGCAAAATCTGCTTAGCCATGTTTGAGAGTCCACTCCAGCTCAACCTTCACCAAGAAAGTTGCCAACTTAGGcctataaatttt AGTCATGAAAATAGGGCACGTTTGGGGAAGACAGAAAGTGGTGGAACAAAAGGCAATAACGAAGCAGTGGCATTGAGTTGCACCATGGTGGGCGCTGGCATCGACGGCTCCCTAAATATTTGCGTTAGGGTTTGTGTTGTTGACCAAAACGAGTCCCTCATCTTTTCTACTTATGTCAACCCAACCCTTCCCATCACAAACTATAG GTATGAATTCACAGGTGTTCGTCCAGAACACTTGAGAGATGCAATGCCATTGAAGCAAGTCCAGAAGAAAATTCAAGAGTTTCTATGCAATGGAGAACAAATGTGGAAGATTCGTCCTGGATCTACTGGAAGAGCAAGAATTCTTGTGGGTCATGGCCTTCAAGAATACCTTACATCTTTGCAAATTGACTACCCTCCCATTATGATCAG GGATACTGCTAAATATCCACCATTGATGAAGACAAGCAAGCTAAGCAATTCTCTCCACTGTTTGACACAAACATATCTTGG ATACAGTATGGAAAATGGGAAGAGATTAGAAGGTTATGAGGAGTGTGTTGCAACAATGAGATTGTACATGAGAATGAAATCTCAAGTTCACAAAAGAGAGGAATATCCATTGGCTTCTGATCcacaaaataagtttaattttgcaaattgGAAGCAACTTGAGCTTGAGAAGATGACACCCCAACAGTTGTTGCAAATTTCAAGATCTGATTACTATTGTTGGTGTTTGGATTCCACCCTTTAA